Proteins encoded in a region of the Coffea eugenioides isolate CCC68of chromosome 4, Ceug_1.0, whole genome shotgun sequence genome:
- the LOC113769010 gene encoding cytochrome P450 82A3-like codes for MAEKYGPVFALRIGMTPALVVSNWESVKDCFTISDKALSSRPESVFAETLCFGNASFGFAPYGPYWREMRKIVFLDLLSTRGLEKVRHIRVSEVDNTMKELFSIFSKANNVGGKSSTRSPAKVELRKLFEKFTLNLIVKKVSGMRYSETEVGTNKDAQFQKVFKALVHYAGQFVLSDMIPIPFLKWLDIGGHIKSMKGFAKELDAVVQDLWDEHTQRRMNSETIDEKGFIDVLLSKIQSESVFGYSRETAIKATIMTLIVGGFESTSTHLTWLMSLLLNHPHVMKKAQEEIDRHVGKDRWVEESDIKSLAYIQAISKETLRLYPPPISVPRRAIEDCTVGGYLIPKNTLLLVNVWKLHRDPRVWSEPDKFLPERFLNSCNGPRKMHDDGYSLDYAFTPFGSGRRSCPGMLMATQVIYLIVARLLQGFEFTTPSNLPVDMTEGLGTRLCKTTPLEVLIKPRLPNHALYE; via the exons ATGGCTGAGAAATACGGCCCTGTCTTCGCCTTACGCATTGGTATGACACCAGCCCTTGTCGTGAGCAACTGGGAATCGGTTAAAGATTGCTTTACCATCAGTGACAAAGCCCTTTCCTCACGCCCTGAATCAGTTTTTGCTGAAACTCTTTGTTTTGGCAATGCATCTTTTGGTTTTGCACCGTACGGTCCCTATTGGCGCGAGATGCGAAAGATAGTTTTTCTTGACTTACTTTCAACTCGGGGGCTTGAGAAAGTCAGGCATATCCGAGTCTCAGAGGTCGATAATACCATGAAAGAACTGTTCTCAATTTTCAGTAAGGCCAACAATGTTGGTGGGAAAAGTAGTACAAGAAGTCCAGCCAAAGTGGAATTGAGGAAGCTGTTCGAGAAATTCACATTGAATCTTATTGTGAAGAAAGTTTCTGGGATGAGATACAGTGAAACTGAGGTTGGCACAAATAAAGATGCTCAATTCCAGAAAGTTTTTAAGGCACTTGTACACTATGCCGGGCAATTTGTTTTGTCCGATATGATTCCAATTCCATTTTTGAAATGGCTTGATATAGGAGGGCacattaagtccatgaagggGTTCGCGAAAGAGCTTGACGCTGTTGTTCAGGATTTGTGGGATGAGCATACTCAGCGAAGGATGAATAGTGAGACAATAGATGAGAAAGGCTTCATAGATGTGTTGCTTTCAAAAATCCAAAGCGAGTCTGTGTTTGGATACTCGAGGGAGACTGCGATCAAGGCCACAATCATG ACTCTGATCGTAGGAGGGTTTGAAAGCACATCAACACACTTAACATGGCTCATGTCCCTGTTACTAAACCATCCACATGTCATGAAGAAAGCGCAGGAAGAGATAGATAGACATGTTGGTAAAGACAGATGGGTAGAAGAATCAGATATCAAGAGTTTGGCCTACATTCAAGCTATTTCGAAAGAAACACTCCGCCTATATCCACCACCTATATCCGTGCCACGCCGAGCCATCGAAGATTGTACCGTTGGCGGATACCTCATTCCTAAAAATACTTTATTGTTGGTGAACGTGTGGAAACTGCATCGCGACCCAAGAGTTTGGTCGGAACCAGATAAGTTTTTACCAGAGAGATTCTTGAATAGTTGCAATGGTCCCCGAAAGATGCATGACGATGGCTATAGCCTCGATTATGCCTTCACCCCTTTTGGCTCTGGAAGACGATCATGTCCAGGAATGCTAATGGCAACACAGGTGATATACTTGATCGTTGCCCGACTGCTGCAGGGTTTTGAATTCACAACCCCATCAAACTTACCAGTGGACATGACTGAAGGTTTGGGTACGCGCTTGTGCAAGACTACTCCACTGGAGGTGCTCATCAAGCCACGCCTGCCTAATCATGCACTTTATGAATAA